The Thunnus thynnus chromosome 13, fThuThy2.1, whole genome shotgun sequence genome segment AGTATGTATTCACCTCCTGTGCTTCTGCTTCTGATTCAAGCAGGAATAAGAAACTTACTGAGGAGTAACTTATAGCTGCACTCATAAATATTCtttattaacaatgaatcataTGACTAATTTGACTCAAAGgtgctttttagcctcttttagctcatttttTGGTTTTGCAGCTCTCTCAGTAACCTTGTTTCCAGCGTAGATCTCACTTCTAAAGAGCCCAATATTTTTCTCAATGGAGACTAGTATATAGTTAGAATAGTTAGTTAGAGTGAATATTTGACTGCCATTTGTCAGGAACGCGACTCCAAATGAACGCTAATGAATCtcgtgtctgctggatgtgaaaaATAGACACCTGattgctaacatgtttgctgtgtttataaggggataatatgtcagtgctgtgttttcagcttgttctgaCCTTAACTGGCCAAAAAttattaatgcagctttaaagttaaTGTTTTCACCAGGTTTTGCTATGATAGTGTTGTAGAGAATACAACTGTAGGTCCCTGACATacgtttaagtcatttttccaTTAACTGTGGCAACTACAAATGTTCCAACTTCCATCAATGCTAGAAGGCTATTGGACCTGTCTTTAGAGGTCAGCCTGTTcagaggtcaaagttcaacGAAGATGAAGCTGACTGCAAAAAATCAGAATATCAAGATGTTGTGTTATTGTCTTGCATCTGTTTAAGAGGGCACTGCTCTGTCTTACTAAGCTGCAGACGATGACCTCGCTCTGCCACAGTGCTTTGATATATGATATTCAGTAAACAAAATGGAGATGATTACTGCCACCAGCGACAATCACTTTTACAGATGGCGGTTGACCACTAAGTCATTTCTGTGAAGATGCAAATGCCAAAAACTCTGAATGTTGCATCTGACTACGAGAATACCATCATCTGAACACATGATGCTGCTGTATCTTACAAACTAAGCCTTTTATACGTATTATGACCTTAATCAgagttgtttatgtttgtttttattcagagTACTACCCTAACTGTGAGGTGATGTTCATGGGAATGGCCAACATCCACGCCATCCGGAACAGCTTCCAGGCTCTGAGGACTGTCTGCAGTCAAATCCCTGATCCAGGAAAGTAAGTCGATCTGTTTGACCTTTCTCCCTGCGCGTCTCTGACCTCGTTCGtgcctccctctccctcccgcATTTTTAATGGCCTCACCTCACAGTAAGGCAACACCACACAGAGATGGGAGCGCTGCCACAGTCCTGTCTCAGTCCTGCTGAGCTggccagctgtctgtctgtacacACCGACAGTGgatatgtttgttgtgtttccaTCCGTTCCactgtttacatgtatgttttcagtgggccagctgtgtgtgttttactagCGTGTTTACATCTGTATCCGTGTGTTTATTACATGTGTggctgtatgtacagtacataggTTAACCCCGTAGCTGTGCGTCACATGTTGTTTTAAGGCTTGTTGTTATTCTAATGGAGGTGTGTAATGACACAGGGAGGCCTGGAGAGATGTAGGTCAGAGGCTCCCTCCTCCTGATACTGTCAGCCTCAAGTTGACCTTGACTTAACCTGAGCTGATGTATGTATGCAATATCACGGCTCCACGTCACTTCATCAGTGTAGGACAGGTTTAATATAGATTTATCTATCTAATCTCTAAAAGTGATCTAATCTGCCCCCCTCTTCTGTTTCCAGCTGGCTTTCAGCTCTCGAGAGCACCCGCTGGCTGCAGCACCTGTCTGTCATGCTGAAGGCAGCCACTCTGGTGTGTTCAGCGGTGGAAAGGGAAGGTCGTCCTGTCCTGGTTCACTGTTCAGACGGGTGGGACCGCACACCCCAGATTGTAGCCCTCGCCAAGATCCTGCTGGACCCTTACTACAGAACATTAGAGGTGAGAGTCTGTACGGTTGTTTGTAGACAGGTCGAAGTGAAGGGATACAGAAAAGACTGGGACAGAGAAATACAGTGACATAAGAAGAGGGTTGTTTTACGTAGATTACATGTGAACACATTgttataaaaatactttttgtggCATTATGATACCGTTACCTCCAGTACTGACTACCATGTGGTCCACAGGGTTTCCAGGTGCTTGTAGAAACTGAATGGTTGGACTACGGTCATAAATTCGGGGACCGCTGCGGCCACCAGGAGAACGCTGACGACGTGAGCGAGCAGTGTCCCGTCTTCCTGCAGTGGCTggactgtgttcaccagctgcTCAAACAGTTCCCCTGCCTGTTTGAGTTCAACGAGGCCTTCCTGGTGGGTGCACTCTTTCACTTTACATTTTCTTGCGACTACTTTATCAGTAAACCTCAAAAGTGTGAGAGGTTTTACAGGCATTACATGAAACCATGTATGTTAAGCGAGGACACAATTGTTGTGTAACCAAAGCTAGTCTTGATGTCAAAGCGCCTGATTCATATCCCATCTTACTCGTGGTCCAGGTCAAGTTGGTGCAGCATACATACTCGTGTCTTTACGGCACGTTCCTGTGTAACAACGCCCGCGAGAGGGAGGCGAGGAACATCTACAAACGCACATGCTCCGTCTGGTCCCTGCTTCGCACGGGAAACAAGAACTTCCAGAACTTCCTCTACATCCCCAGTCATGATATGGTACATACCAGTTTTTACAGTATTACTCATGCTTCTGTGGTTGCCAAGTACAGTAACAGCTGGAGGTCGCCTCCTGCTGTTCGGCATAGAGTTTCTTATTGAGGAGTAAGGTGTAGAATAAGTGGcttgattaatgattaatggATAGTATGACTCTAATTTTGACTTTCATCCctactctgtctctctgatcAATTATTTAAAGCATAAATTTGACTATAACCTCAAGATTAAATCATCCCACTCTCTACCTCTCTTATCCTTTATGAACGATCTCTATGAAAAGCATAGGAATGATCCTAATACATCATCCACTGCAGTGGTAGAACAGCAAAAATAGAATAATAGGCACCGTTATTATTGTATACTGACCTTCTGAAAATGTCCTTGTCGCTGTTTGTCTGCCAGGTGCTGCAGCCAGTCTGCCACACACGGGCATTACAGCTGTGGACAGCTGTTTACCTGCCCACATCCTCGCCCTGCACCGCTGTGGATGATTCTATGGAGCTCTACCTCCCCCCGAGTGTCACAGGAGATGAACTCACCTCCCGCTCTCTGGACAGGTATGTTTGTTTGGTGCAAATTACTGTCTGTACTTACTGTTCTTGGCATATTTACATCAATTCAAAATGCTTCTGTTGTGTTACAGAGAGCCAGACTGCCCTCTAGAGCCCTAAATAGAGAATTGTATCTTTGCCATTTCTGCATATGTGGAATAAATAGATCCTTATGTATTTCTGATTTCCAGACTTCCCAAGACCCGCTCCATGGACAACCTGCTGTCAGCTTTTGAGAACGGGGTGCCCCTGACACGTACATCCAGCGACCCCAATCTCAATAAGCACTGCCAGGAGGGTCGCTCTGCCCTGGAGCCCTCGCCCGCCACAGAAGGACCCTCTGCAGACAGCTCTGACGAGGTCATACCTGACACTGGACTGGACAGCAGTGATGGGGAACCTTTACATCAGAGTCCTGCCAAGACTCCAGAGGGTGACCAAGGTGCAGAGAGCTGTGAAGACACACTAGAGGAGCCCTGTCTCACCACTCAGCCCCTGCCCTCTCTGCCCCTTCCCCCTGTCCCTTTCAGTAAGGACGTCACACTCGCTCACACTCCCTTCCCCACTCCTGTCCTCCAACAAGCTTCGCCTCAGATCACCAAGCCTCAactcccacctcctccaccgGAGGCTGAGAGCCCCTGTAGGACTGCTGACAGCACCACGTCACCCTCTCATAAATCAGAGCCGTGCTTACCTCTCCCCTGCAACGGCACGCAACCTGCAGCCACCACACCCACTTTGCTGCTTAACGGCCACATTGACAGCAAAACAAATGGCCTTCCACAATCTGCAGACCTGCTGGCTCTGAAGCAGCTAACGTCACTGCTTCCCATGGAGGACTCCACAGAGACTCTCACAGGTGAAGGAGAGCTTCCCCCCGCCCTGCCTCCCACAGAGAGCAAGGATCTTACCCAGAATCATGTAAATGATGAGGAGCAGCCTGAGTCGCAGCCACAAGTTCAGTCccagaaggagaaagaggacgTGAGGACAGATGTAGTGAAAGGAAGAGAGCGTGTGTTAGCGGTTGCAGCAGCTCCTGTAGACTGCACCCAGATAGCAGCTCGCCACCTGATCTCCCAGAGCCAGCTGTCTGACCTGTCCCTGCTCGGCTCCCACTGGGAGAGCGTTCAGGGTCTGGTCCAGTCCGCCTGTCACTCTGGCGTCAGCCGGGCCTTGCAGGCCAACACTTACCAGAGCCGCCGGCTTGCCAGCAAACTGCTCCGCTCCCAGGGCTTCGCCATAGCCAACGGGTCCCAGTGCTGCCGCAGGGAGGCTCTTTGTTGTCCCAGCAGCCCTTTGCAGGTTGGATGGCTGTCTGCTGCTAGGAGTGCAGGCTACACCGGTCTGAATGGACCTGCTATGGCTGCCCTCAACAGCTACTCTCTGGCAGGCCATCAGCTTCTACCGGTGTCATACTCCTCACCCTCCGCTTCCAGCTCCCCTCCCCCTCCGCAGGCCCCAGCTTACCTCGATGATGACGGGCTGCCGGTGCCCATGGACGCTGTTCAGCAGAGACTGCGGCAGATCGAGGCGGGCTACAagcaggaggtggaggtgcTGCGGCAGCAGGTGCGACAGCTGCAGATGAGGCTGGAGAGTAAACAGTACAGCACTCCTCCCTCAGAGCCAGACATCGACTACGAGGATGACATTGTGAGTAGCTTTTTCCCATGATGTCAGACAGCAGAaactttttttcctgtctgctgtgtttgtaaatatttacttttgattATCTTCAGAAagtcctctctcttcttttagGTCTATCTGTTTTCTCATCttgcctttttctctctgttttttcagaCATGTCTGCGGGAGTCAGACAACAGCAACGAGGAGGACTCCCTGTCGACACACAGCGAGGACCGTCTGTCTGAGGGCAGCTGGGATCGAGTGGAGCGCAAGGACACAGAGGTCAGCATCCTTCAGAGCTTTATCATCTAATTTAGCTTCCGTCTCCTCTCCCTCAccttccttcctccccctcACCTAAATGACTCAGAGCACCACAAATTACCAAACACTTTTCTGATAAAgatatctctgtgtgtgtgtgtgtgtgtgtgtgtgtgtgtgtgtgtttgtgtaggtcACGAGGTGGGTTCCCGACCACATGGCCTCCCATTGTTTCAACTGTGACTGTGAGTTCTGGATAGCCAAGAGACGTCACCACTGCAGGTGGGGCTTCACTGTGGTTTTCTTACAATAAcaaacacaagaacacaaagaaaatatcacatttcccaacaaatgaaaaaatcaaCTTTGGTACACTGTTGGTCAGTCAGTTCTCCTCTTTCACTGACTTCACTGGGTTTGAAATATTTCttcacatgtttgttttaaagagaaaaatgtccCCACTTAACCAACATCATCCTCATTAGTTAATAAAGTCTCACTCTTAATAGTCTTTGTGATTCATAGCTTATCAGTCTACATTCATTTACTTGTGATACCTTGTGCTCCTCATTGTTTCCTTGTATTATCAGGAGTGTTGTTCTGGGTTACTGCAGTGTTGTGGCTCAAGCCCATCGGCTTGGCAAATGATGATAGATtagatttcctttttttctggcGAACCAAAATGTTGAACGGTTCCTCTAAACCTTTAATCCCTAATATCTCCTTCTACTCTCTTCTATGGTCACTAAATCAAGATGAGCttaaaaatctaatttgtttATCCACTCATCAAAATAATTCGATCTAATCATTTGTTCAGGAGAGCTTACTATTATCTTTTAAACTTGAGGTGTTTTTTGTTGGCCCATTTCTCTCGGTATTCTCTTGTTGCAGCACGATTCTGCCAGTGAAGCAGCCTGCAGTTCAAAGACACTCTGATTTGTATTTTCTAGGCAGTAAATCAAGTTTTTTTAGATCAATTCAGCATCAAAGGTCCTTGGGTAgctatttatatttatattcgcTGAAAAACCGAGACAGGTGTCCTAAATTGGAAAGAGATTGATATTCACAGACAGGACATCACTCTgctggtgctgtgtgtgtgtgggaaggaCAAAATGTACAAGTCCACACACAAGATGTTCAATAAGTGTTAGATCGAGTCATTAGTATCAGTCCAGTTCTCAGTGAAGCATAAAGCTACACATGCTCAACAACTAATCAGACTTTGTTATGTGTTCAGCTTGTCGGTTACTGAAATGCATCAAATCAATACTTGAGCTGcagaaatgttttacttttaaaaaacattccGTGATTAAAGATGATGGTGTTAACAAGGGGTATTTATTATTCTACTGTATAAAGCCTGTTAATTAATGCACGTTGTTATATTTCACACActttttgacacacacacactgaagttttttttttttttgctctgtctgCTAATAAAATTAGCATTCAGGAATCATCGGATCCAGATAAATGCCCTGTTCCTTTCTtgtattaataaaatatcttaCTGTAACTCTCTGTGTGTTCTCCATCTTCAGGAACTGTGGCAATGTGTTCTGTAAAGACTGTTGTCATCTGAAGCTGCCCATCCCAGACCAGCAGCTGTATGATCCGGTGTTGGTCTGCAACACCTGCCATGACCTGCTCCTGGAGTCCCGCACTCGCGAGATCCGCAGCCAGCAGCTTAAGAAGGCCATCGCCACAGCCTCCAGCTGAGAGAAGCGTCCTGTAGCATGGCCCGCCTCGGCTCTGTCCTGGTCGTTTTGGACTGATGAGCTGAGCGCTCCCGTTGTCACCCCGACCTGTTGTGGTTTTGGCTGCGGGGAGGGTGGGTGAAGGATAAGGAGGAGTTGTTGCTGTTTGGGAGGCTCGGTTTGGAAGCGGAGATGCACTGTGAGGCTGTCTGAGCGGCGGAGAAGAGGAAAGGGAGAGTCTGTGAAGTGGGAGACTTGAGATGGAGGCGTGGCAGCAGGGGAGGTTTTCCTAAAGAACACACCCCTTCTGTTCAAGACATTTTCAGCCTGGAGCGCTGCAGCGTCCCGCTGCCTCCACACGGCTCTCCTCTAGCGGTGCCCTGTCCGAGACACATCTCAAACCTGTCCGCCCCAGCAGAGTCACCCACCTTTAGTACCAAACACCTGCACCCTCCGTATAGACACTGTCTCGCACTTCAGAGGACAATCGCTCACCCTTCCACGTGTCGGGGACTCCAAAGCCTTTACCTGTACTACTGGAGGCTTTcaactttaaaagaaaagaattgCTGCTACAGTATTTAAAAGTCTAATTTTGTATTCTTATTTTGTGCACTACTAGCTGTTGTGTATTTGAGGGAATTTGAGACCAAACTTGAGCAAAAGGGAGAAATCTGCTGTTTACTTTGCCATCGCATCTTTTTCTTGGAGCCTGAATGTAATATGTAATGGGTAACTGGATTGAGTTTATGTCAATGTGCATTTGGTGGGTCGTATATGTGTTCATTGCTGCAATGTGTTTTCAGAATTATGTATATGCACAGTCAATGTGGTTCTGTCTTTATCAATGCTTTCTCTCCAGTATAACACGTTGCAACATTTTGAGAGATCCTTACGGACAGATTGATGCAAGGCTGCGTGTTGTTTGTTTCGTGGGACGTGTGCTTGGTATGttaagaggaagagaaacacGTGAACGTCGGGAGACAGCAGGCTACTGTAAAGTCGTCTTctgatttgagaaaaaaaatgaacgtACTGTGGGTATCCTGTGAAGTGACAAAGGACTTTCCAACAGAGTTTTCTACTGAGATGCTTGTGAATGAATGGCTTAATGTCCACATAAAGCTTGACGTCCATCTGACTGATGACTCCTCCTCAGATTGTTAACTGGCAGTAACGACTGCTCGGGGAAAGACTGAACAAAGTGCTCggagtttcttcttctgtttagGGGGGATTTCGGCCACAGtccccttttaaaaaaatgtgtttgtgtctactGGTTGTTCCTTGACAATAGTGccatattttgtttgttcttttgtctatttttaaagccttttttctttctaatgGATGGCAGCAGGTTTCTAATTGGCCACCtctctgtatgttttaatgGTACAGATAGTTAGCGGCTTAATAACACTGAGACAACTAAAGATTAACAGACGGTTCAGTTTGATAACGAGGCTAACCATTTCAATGGATGATTGGATGTCACTGAATTAGTTAACCTGTGTGGTTATCCATTGTCTAATAATTGGGATTTTTATTCACACGGTGTTCATGAAGTCAAAATCTCTAAGAGGAACTCAGAAATGTAATATACATAGTGATCTGATCTGTAGTGGTGGCTAAAACATGTCACTTAATGAATAATTGTTGTAAAGAAATGCACTGTAAAAGTTAAATCCCAtgggttaaaataaaagattataTCATGCCTCTGTTTCACAGCTTGCTTATTTGGTTGTAGCTCTTGAAAAGTGTTGAAAGGGTTTTAGATTTATTTGGTCTTATCATTAGTACCAAAGTGTTATCGCCAGTAAAGCAGGCGGTTATGAAGCTGAAAAATCTGAATACCTCGATGtgagacagacagtgtgtgatGAAATCAGCTGGTACATCATTAAAAGGCTCAAACTCACTGTTAACTACCTGGTAGACGATACAAAGTGaagtggaggagaggaaaaaacatttataaccACAGATCAACAAAACTTTACTATACCAACATAACCTCAGATTCACTTCACAACAAGGTGGCAGCCCCCAAGAAGTCTGTAAGAATAGAAAGTGCAGGTTatagtttacaataaaaacCAAACCCAAAAACATCTAAACAAAGGTACCAAACGGATGGAGCACCCTGTACAGTACCAGAATGGTAAGGTGAACATTTAAAgttcacaaaatacaaaatgtgtcaCTTTCCATTGGTCACATTATCAGCGCTGAAGGTGATGAATGTTACTACAGACCCAAAAACAGTGGACCAGTGGTGAGATGGGAAAGATTATAAAACATGGTTTCATTGATCATTTATACTCGCTTCGACCTTTGACTGTGGCAGATACTCTGTGCTGTTGATTTTGTGCTCGGGATCTTTTGGCAGAAGTTTCTGAAACTCAAAGGTGGAAAACACTATTTACATGAACTCAGTTACTATAGTTAAACACAATTCTGAAGTTCTTGTACTTTATGCTTTTTTTACTCCTACTACTATGACTaggaataataaaatataatgtattgaTATACAGCAAATTAAACAAGCCAACTctgtaaaatcattaaaatcagCTCCAACTCCAACACCGTTAAAATACTGCTTACTCATTAATGCATAAGTAACAATAATGCTATGATATAATGTACAATAATATAACTATAATACAATATAACCTTTACTTCTTTTACTTTAAGTACATGttgtgaataataataaataaagttattgatgcaaaacttttacttgtaatggagcatttttacattgtagtaGCTACATTTACTTAAAGATCCCTTTAGTCATGTTTTAAGAATCAGCttgaaataataacattatttttcccaccaaaaaaaaagaaaagaaaaatccagaatctatgcatatgcaaatattttccatttcaaaggtttaactgctggatggaagatgtcttctacttcactgtgaagtcctTTCTTAGTGCACTGAAggcatttaaataaataaagtgaggTTTAAGGTGAACACAGAACACTTTCTCCctgcagcagatgaatgtgaaaacagccttctggtgtcaaacatGCAAGTGAaataacaataagcaaaacacatatTGGGGTGGAATTAAGTAGataataagtaagtaaataataTGAAACACATTACAGTGATCATAAAAACACCAACGCTTTTCTCCCATTTGTCCACCAGATGGGGCTTCTCCATCAAGAGAAACACAAGGCAGTACATCTGTTACAAGGCCAGCATTTTCACCAACTCATATCAAGTTTATTCCACGATTTcactcttcttccttttttactGGTGACGGATGAGAATAGCTGCTCTCTGACATGAATCAACAGTCACTTCCTTCCTGTGGGCAAGTGTAGAAAGTCATGTTGATTAAGAAAAATACAAGGAATGGAAGTGAAAACTTTTATTTGTTATGCATCACATAGTGTTCTATGTATTTtcttgaaaaacacacacacagtctataTGAAGACATACCTTCACACACATGTCATGTCCATTCTCAGTCTTTTACACTTGCAGATTGCTGGTTAAAGTCTCCGAGAAGAGCAACGTTAgctaattcatgtttttttaggGAAGAACTTCTGCCAATGTCCCTCACTGTACTCACTCAGCctgatcaataattcaggcCGGGGGTATTCTAGGTTTCTGCCCGgtgaatgaaaataaaggtGACAGCTCTAACTTTTCCGGGGAAAAGTTAGAAGAGAGATGTTGAGGTTTTTTGCAAAGCTTTGCACTGACTAGACGAGTTTTGTGGACACGGGGAACTGGACCAgaaaataaacctttttaaaGACTTCACTTTATATCCTCTTTTAGATGTGAGGCTCTCAggtgaagctgtgtgtgtgtgtctgtctctgtctgaccAGTAAACCTCACTGAATGAAACTCTGTGCtgccaaacattgttcaaatcAATAGAAGTTTATTTTGAATTCTAGTTCAGATTCTAAATTACCCAAGGATACCAGTTAATGAATGTTTCTGGGAATGTGGAAATGATGTATGAAACATCTGGAATATCTGCATTTGATTAACCTTTACATACTGTTCAggccatttttacatttaacagcaataaaaacaccCTGAACACCTTTATTTTAGCCTGAAATGTTATGACCTCTCCTAAAGTGACCCAAAATAAACtttctttttgaattttttgcCTCTGATAGACATTTTATAGAGGCTGTATAGAGGccatatatatttaaataaataaataaataaaatcacctttcaaaaatgtcttcacattcaatcaaattcattaaaatcattatgtctgttatgttctcctgttttatgcaACATTGGACCATGATACActgtgattgtgaatgtttttttcaccataaacaaatagtgtaaaacctaaagaatacactttctctgctctctgaaagatTAATTAAGGATTAATTTCCCATTTACACTGATAAAGTgtttagaaatgaaaaatgttgtgGTTCTGAAATTtggtatagagactaattatgagggTGAAGGGTCAGAAcatgaacagtatgtaaagaCCTAAAAATCATCTtatgtttgaatatttcacttaGTTTAGACATCATATAGCTTCAATATAAAGCTGGATCCAGCTAATATAGAATTTATACGTATGGTACAGACAGTGTGAAATTAGATGTTTATTAAGATGCCTTAAACATGCAGGAATAGGGTGAAATTAAAGTATAAGGGAGAGAATATTCCCCCTCTTTCCTCTGAGGGCCACCTTGAGTTACCTGTGGAGAAACCAGCTGCCCACATTGATGATTAACTCCATCTGATTTCCTCCAGTGCTACAATTACCTCTCAAATCATCAGGGAGTGTTTGCCTATCATCACCATGACAGGAATGATTGCATTACATTTGGCTCCTGCACATCAGGAGCCCCATTGATAGGCCCTCAGTGGAGCTCTTATCAGTGGAGAGCTTTATTAGAGGCGATGCTCGAAGGGGGAGGGGCCACACTCTTTCTTTCCTGACGGGTACGGTGATAGATAAGTATAAGACCCCCTGCAAGAATGCGATCACATTGGAAAAAACAAGTCATTGTGTTGCCTTCCCTCGGTCGAGTCAGAGACGCTCCAAAATGCAGCATCTAATCCTGCCCGTTCTCCTGGCATCCCTATGGACCCTCTGCACAGGAGCAGGAGGTGAGTCTCAATTGCATTCATAGCTGATAATATGTGTGAAATAACTGGTggctttattttaatttctcttgCCATTGCACACGTCCTAAGTGGTGAAAGAAATGGGATAATTAGCTGGAAATTAGATATTTATTCTCTAATATTATCTGGTCTTTTTTTGCAGAATGCGTCTTTTTATATCACTTTCTTACATCTTTGATCAAAATCTGGGGGGTTAGTTTAGCCTACATCTCGGCTCAAACTAAGCATGCAATTAATAGAGCATTCATATCTGGATTCAtatgtttaatctgttttaacACAAACAGTAGATCTGAAATAAATGCAAAGCTTCTCAATCGGGTGAAGttgtttttaccagtttttttttccaaccttGCCAGTCACTTTGCTCAATTAGAAAGTTGATACATTGCGGAATCCCaagaatctaaaaaaaatagagaTAGAAATCTGCAA includes the following:
- the mtmr4 gene encoding myotubularin-related protein 4 isoform X2, which codes for MSFAGRVSCSMLNCFGEEGPPSLEYIKAKDLFPQKELVKEDESLQVPFPVLQGEGVEYLGRADEAIIAISNYRLHIKFKDSVINVPLRLIDSVESRDMFQLHIICKDSKVVRCHFATFKQCQEWVKRLTRAIAHPSRLEDLFALAYHAWCLGGCADDEDQHVHLCRPGDHVRQRMEIEVKRMGFDTQNVWRVSDINCNYKLCSSYPQKLLVPIWITDKELESVASFRSWKRIPVVVYRHQKNGVVIARCSQPEISWWGWRNTDDEYLVTSIAKACQMNAAAKGTCGAPACRQRGEAPDSSDSDFDSSLTGGSGCDDNTVPQKLLILDARSYTAAVANRAKGGGCECEEYYPNCEVMFMGMANIHAIRNSFQALRTVCSQIPDPGNWLSALESTRWLQHLSVMLKAATLVCSAVEREGRPVLVHCSDGWDRTPQIVALAKILLDPYYRTLEGFQVLVETEWLDYGHKFGDRCGHQENADDVSEQCPVFLQWLDCVHQLLKQFPCLFEFNEAFLVKLVQHTYSCLYGTFLCNNAREREARNIYKRTCSVWSLLRTGNKNFQNFLYIPSHDMVLQPVCHTRALQLWTAVYLPTSSPCTAVDDSMELYLPPSVTGDELTSRSLDRLPKTRSMDNLLSAFENGVPLTRTSSDPNLNKHCQEGRSALEPSPATEGPSADSSDEVIPDTGLDSSDGEPLHQSPAKTPEGDQGAESCEDTLEEPCLTTQPLPSLPLPPVPFSKDVTLAHTPFPTPVLQQASPQITKPQLPPPPPEAESPCRTADSTTSPSHKSEPCLPLPCNGTQPAATTPTLLLNGHIDSKTNGLPQSADLLALKQLTSLLPMEDSTETLTGEGELPPALPPTESKDLTQNHVNDEEQPESQPQVQSQKEKEDVRTDVVKGRERVLAVAAAPVDCTQIAARHLISQSQLSDLSLLGSHWESVQGLVQSACHSGVSRALQANTYQSRRLASKLLRSQGFAIANGSQCCRREALCCPSSPLQVGWLSAARSAGYTGLNGPAMAALNSYSLAGHQLLPVSYSSPSASSSPPPPQAPAYLDDDGLPVPMDAVQQRLRQIEAGYKQEVEVLRQQVRQLQMRLESKQYSTPPSEPDIDYEDDITCLRESDNSNEEDSLSTHSEDRLSEGSWDRVERKDTEVTRWVPDHMASHCFNCDCEFWIAKRRHHCRNCGNVFCKDCCHLKLPIPDQQLYDPVLVCNTCHDLLLESRTREIRSQQLKKAIATASS